The DNA window GAACTTGGTAATTGTGCCGAAGAAGTGTCATGATGACGACACTCCTCTCTTATTCCATGACACTCCTCTCCTCTTTCCTCATAAATAACTCTACCATATCAGCAAATTTACTGATATGGCATAATATTTAATGCTCATGATACTCTTAGGACACTTCCATTAAAATTGCCCTTATCTAAAAGCTGGAACCCTATTTCTCCGAGACCGCACAGCACAACTAGACGCCTCCACTTGCCACTGTGTCGTCTCTTTCGTGCCAGCCATCTCGAACCCGATGGTCGCGCCTAGTTGATGTCCTAGCTAGTTACACTACTACCGGCAAATTTGTTTTTCCTGGAGGTGCTCATTATTAGTATATGGTTGCATATCTCGAGCCCTATCCACTTGACAGCAAAAGCCTGGCGATCTTCATGCTTAGATAAATCCCTAGCTAATGACAGCTAACATAAGAATTGGCATAAAACCTAGTACCTAGGTAGTACCTACTACTCTCACTCCGATCCAGCCAGTAGCTACTGATGTATAGCACTTACCCAATAACCCACATAGCTACTCAGCCCCATACCCTGCAGGCCAGTCATATAGTAGAGACTCTACTAGATAACATAAAATTTGTTAAAAACAAACATAGTGACAGATCTCCCTGGATCGCGGACAAGcgagcccggccggccggccgacaAGAAGGTTCCACGATGCCGCCTCCCTTGGCCGGGGGCTGCCCCGCATACACGCCGACGACGTGGACGGgggggccgccgcccgccgctcgccgcctgcCCTACTTTTCTCGGTGACGGTTGACGCTTCGTATCATGCCCCTGCGGCGGCCCGCCGGCCCAGATCCCAGTAATCCAACGCAAGGCAACGCCGCCGTCGCGCTCAACGCTGCTGCAGGTTCGATCCAGGCAGCTAGCGCTTTCGTGGTCTCATCAGCCCGGCCGGAGGCGGCGCCCTCCCACTGCCGATCACGATTCTTCAGTCAATGGTCATCTGAATGAATACACAAAGCTTCTGACAGATGGATCCAGCCTGCGATGCAGCACCCGTTTCTGCGGGGAGTTAATACCGGCGACGTACGCAGGGGGATATTTTTGCAATTGGTCTGTGCTTAGTCGTGTGCAAGTAGTTTTTGTGGGGGCAGCAGCTGGACTGCACTGACAGGGAATTGTTTTTGGCGCGAGGCAGGTAGGGTTCTTGTTCAAAATTCCACTTTCTTTACAGCATGTTATATATTAAAACAGTTATGCCACTATCCAGGGACCcactccttttttttttcaaatttagagGAGCATTTCTGCTGCCGAAAACAAGCAATATGACTCAGGAAACTTCAAACTTTTATGTCTGCTGACTTCCCTTCTTGTTGTGGTTGATGTTCTCCCAAACGCATTCAAGGATTCCAAGTCAAAACGGGGAAGTCGCTTCTCCCTTCAACTTCGTTCTCTCCTTTCTTTCAGAGGGCTGGCTGGCTCTTTGATCAGAGAACTTGGACTAGGTAATAGGTGTGCACAATATTTAACTATATCCTAGTCTCTGACCAACAAAATGCAGCCAACTATCAGCTCCGTTTGAATTGGAGAGGGTGCAGCACCGTCAGGCTATAGGTCGTATGCATGCCGCAGTTTCCAGGAAGTAGGTAGTAGGGAGTACTGCTCAGGTCCGCTGCATGTGGCCGTGGATATTCTGAACCCTGTTTCTTTTAACCCTGACGCAGAACCAATCTTAGACAAACACCAATGAGAAATAAATCTGTGTTCGATCTGCATATGCAGAAGTGATGACAAGGGCGATCTCTGGTGAAAATGAAGTTCGGAAAAAAAAAGAGCATATATTTCTTGTCAGTAACGTTTGCCCGTTTGTTGCTAACATCGATAGATATCTCTTAAGTTATTTTATTCATCGATCAGCAGCAAGTTAGTTCATGGGAACAGAACCACGTACGAGGTGAGCGAGGGTCTGTCATCTGTGGGAGGAGAACCTGCAGCCAGAGTGGGTAACCTGAATACACCTGATAGCTTCCCTGCTGATAGGCCTAGGAGAATATAATCCTCCTCAACAAGTAGCTATTAACTGAGGGGGGAACCTAATGTAAAAGTTTTGATAACCACTAGATAGCATGTTTTCCATTTTTGGATTAATGTGAACTTTTTAAtactatttctttttttttcagatCCCTATTACTCAATTATTAGGAACAAGCACATAGAAACCTAGCTAGCTCTGTTCCTACGTACCCAAGTAACGAAATACCTGTGGTGACCAGGATGTTATGGTCAATAATAACCTGTCATATATACCATCTTACACCAGTAAATAGAATACGAGCTGTAAGGGATAATTTCGTACTAGTTTAATTTTGATGTAATAATCTTAGTACTATTGATTATAATAAAACAAAGCAACAATATTAAAAGAATGCAATGTGTAAATATTAAATGAACAAAATTAGAGATTGTTAACCAGAATAGACCCAAGAAAACACTAATGTCTTTTCTGGCTACCACCTTATTTGCTTAGCTTGTTTGCTAGTTGTACATGCCTAGACTAGTAACTCTTAGTAATATGTTTTCGAATTCTAGACTGTATGTCCGAGCATGGTTCGAGGATATTTGAATTGTTTTTTAATAGACCCAGGAAACACTAATGACCTTTTaagtcttttttttttgaaagacctAATGACCTTTTAAGTCGAATTGTTGCATCCAGCCAAGCGGTGAAAATAGATGGCTCGGTGTAGCGGTTGTATTTTTTTTTAATATTATCAAGTTATGTGGTTATTAGTTGCACTTTTTTCTCCTAGTGTTGATATATTATAGTGCAATAGGGTTAATATAGTATAGACAGATAGACAAATGTACTAAATGCACACCATCACAACTAAAATTGAGAGAGTAACTAACTGCGGAATAAGTAAGCGCTTAATTGTGCCCAAAATATCTTCTGTATGGTGTCCATCTCGGATATTGGTAGCCCGCAAGGCCCATGAACGCACCTGCATGCACAAGGGGCTTAAATTAGTTTTTTTAGAGGAAGGGACTTTAATTAGTTACTAGAAAAACTTGCGCGGCTTTGCCGCGCCTTGCTTGGAGCGAGCCAGGCCAGCATCATACATTATAGGCCAGTGAATGAATATCATTTTGTTGTGCTTCACCTTTTATAAGTGTAGCTCAGCAATGTTACCTTATAGTGGTACATTTACAGAGCATTGCGCATTTTTGTTTAATAATTAATACATAGGATGGAGGTGGGATAAATATAACTTATGTAGCAGATGAGATCATAATTCTGGTAATGCATAGTATATGTACTTTCAAATAGATAGCAGTGTAGTAGCAGCCAACTTTGGCTATCACCAAACTAGGATGACACCTGAATGAATTTTGAAAGGGAAAAATGAGGATCTAGGAGAAGAATTTCCATGTAGCTTCAGGTATAACCCTGAACATACTACTCTTTCTTCCTATGGGGCCCTAAATATAAAATTTTGTACTTGTCATAAGGAACGTCACAAGCATGGCCCTACCAGCAGATGCTGCAAATGCCATTTAAAAGGCAGCAACTTATGTGGAATACATTTATGCCACTCTAGGACAGGCTTAGATGCCTTTACAACTTTGGTCTCAGGAGCCATCCCTGATGCAAGAACCAATCAAAAGGAGTCGAGTTATAATGTTTTTTTTCCTGGAAAGCAGAAATTATCAGAACTATTGCTGTCCTACAAGGTATGGTGCAAAAGGTTAGTACTCGTATTACAGAGATCAAGGTGAATATAGTATACTTGAACTAAACTAAATCTTAGTGAGTTGCATTGACTATTTTGCTTAGTTTAATAAACTAGCCGGAGAGGAAATTCAAAATTACAGTACTATATATTCTTTTTTCATACTACAACTTAAAACAATTCAAATCCAAGCTATGCTTATTATGCTTAAAGAAAGTGTTTTGGGCATGATCTTTTATAATGGTTGCAGCCAGATGGAGAAGGGCCAGGAAACAAATAACAATTTGTTTGTACTTACCATTATCCATTATCTAAGTCTCGGAGCTTGTATGTCGGGTTCTTCAGGCATAGCTATAACTATGAGTATTTTTGAAAGACCTATGACTATGAATATGCTGGTCCACACTTGTGCATTTCATCAAACACATATAGAGCATATCTCAGGTTGTCAGCTTTGCCTAAGTTGGGCAAGCAAGATTTCTTTGATGGGGGCAAAGCTTGCAAAATAACAGGCTGCAGTCATTCATAAGCTGCTGCACCTATAGGTCCACAAGCTCAAACGGTGAGGATGAGCCACATCTTCCTGGTGAGGTCTGGCTGCTGATGGTGACGCCGCGCTGTACCCGATCACCATGCTCTGTATATAGCTAGCTTCTCTATCATGCGTGCCCACACATGCATCTGCACATATGAATTGAACAGCCTGCATGCATATGCATATTAGATCTTAGACAACAAGAAGCTAATCTTATCAAACGACACACTACCTTGTTCATCTGTGAGTAAGACGTGGCCGAGGACGTTGTTGCCACCTTGTTCCTAGGCAGAGGACGTCTGGATCCAGTGTTGGTTCAATGAGTAGCTTGCCTTGGAGGCATTTCGTCGAGCAGCTATCGGGCATCTTCCAATGGCCGCTCCGCGTGCTAGGGCGCTGGCTGGTGTGTTCGGCGGAGTGGGAGGGCCCCTGGGCGCGCAGGGAGCTGCGAAGGGCTGGCACTACTTGCCTGCTTCATCATATGTGCATTCGAATGGCGCCAGCGTGGACACTGCTGCTCCTTCGCGAGCGGCGGATAGCACATAGCAGACGTACTAGGCAACAAGCAGAGGGAGCGCAGAGGTAGGCGACGACGAGGGTACGTCCGTTCTCTCTCGGGCCTCCGGGACAGCGGGCGCCAGATGCCTCGTGCCGTGGTCGCGTGCCTCCAGCTTCTGCACGGATCGCGCGCCTCTCGCTCTCGGAGCCGCACGGCGGGACGTGGGGGGCTGACGCTGCGAGGCGGGGAACCAGCAACCAGTCGAGCGAGGCGGCGTTCGGGAAGGCTCTGGAAACACTAGGTGCTATGCCCGATTCTGGATGGTCCCATCAAAATCCGACGGCGGAAAAAAAAACATGCGACGTGGCCCAATAAGATGCTTGAGCTTCCAGGATTCGTTATAGAGAGATAACAGCCCGTTCGAACAATTATGGACCCATGATGCAGAAGTGTGTCTAGCAGGCCGACAAGGTGGGCCTGAAGCTACTGTTGTTTTTTTCATGGGCTTTGGTGAATCTCCGGGGGTACCTTCTTTTGTCGTGGGCTCTAGTGTGCAGCAGCCGATTTGTCCCTGTGATGATAGTGTTCCTGCCATTTATATGCAGGTAcccctcaaaaaaaaattaTATGCAGGTGTTCCATATAATAATATAATAATTTGTTCGTTCGACCTGTAGTATGATTTCGTTAATCGTACTCGATCAGATGCACTATTATCGATACGTGATTCCCATGCTGCGTGCGAGAGATCAACAAACACCGGTTAAATATAGTACAACATCGAAACCTAAGCTAAGAAAGGAACCGAATATAATCCCAACGTGAGTTAGGGAATATAAAATTTTCCAGTGGGAACTA is part of the Panicum hallii strain FIL2 chromosome 2, PHallii_v3.1, whole genome shotgun sequence genome and encodes:
- the LOC112880850 gene encoding uncharacterized protein LOC112880850 — translated: MDNGMAPETKVVKASKPVLEWHKCIPHKLLPFKWHLQHLLVRSWALRATNIRDGHHTEDILGTIKRLLIPQLLLTITSWSPQIGSASGLKETGFRISTATCSGPEQYSLLPTSWKLRHAYDL